In a genomic window of Flavobacterium lipolyticum:
- a CDS encoding ISAon1 family transposase N-terminal region protein, with amino-acid sequence MTPIELLKFMLPDFLIEYFEVVSTTNTEEVLHLYFEEKIKPPQEFNSFELISKGFLDEITIQDFPLRGKFVYLHIKRRRWTNKTNGEIIKRDWTLVAKGTRMTQEFATFLKEINR; translated from the coding sequence ATGACACCTATAGAGCTTTTAAAATTTATGCTTCCTGATTTTTTAATAGAATACTTTGAAGTAGTTTCTACCACTAACACAGAAGAAGTATTGCATCTGTATTTTGAAGAAAAAATAAAACCTCCACAAGAGTTTAATTCTTTTGAATTGATTTCTAAGGGGTTTCTTGATGAGATTACTATTCAGGATTTTCCATTAAGAGGTAAATTTGTGTATTTACACATCAAAAGACGCCGTTGGACTAATAAAACCAATGGAGAAATCATCAAAAGAGATTGGACTTTAGTTGCTAAAGGAACTCGCATGACTCAGGAGTTTGCGACTTTTTTAAAAGAAATTAATAGATAA
- a CDS encoding helix-turn-helix transcriptional regulator — protein sequence MEYSGQKLDKYYIKKVDADKKSIYCHHDLMGELFVPTHKHDKAQLLYAEGDVVFVTTETKTYFLPARHFIWIPSGVEHSIEPKSENVTMRNLYFPVEKDENEFYKTEGIYPVNNLLLQMMLFTNRWNGDLEKGTPNFTIAKAIKAILPQICTTNLPLGLPQPKDKRLGKILRHIENNLGETILFADVAHEFGYSERSLYRLFQKDLGMSFIQYYTIRRILKAIELLLERKLSVKEVAEEVGYNSVPTFSNTFFKILGQRPSDYLNGEEILEQK from the coding sequence ATGGAATATTCCGGTCAGAAATTAGATAAGTATTACATCAAAAAAGTAGATGCCGATAAAAAAAGTATTTACTGTCACCACGATTTGATGGGGGAGTTGTTTGTGCCTACACATAAACACGACAAAGCACAGTTGTTGTATGCCGAAGGGGATGTTGTCTTTGTAACCACCGAAACCAAAACCTATTTTTTACCGGCACGTCATTTTATCTGGATTCCGAGCGGGGTGGAACATAGTATTGAACCAAAGTCGGAAAATGTTACGATGCGAAACCTGTATTTTCCGGTTGAAAAAGACGAAAATGAGTTTTATAAGACCGAGGGAATTTATCCGGTCAATAATTTACTGCTTCAAATGATGCTTTTTACGAATCGATGGAATGGCGATCTTGAGAAAGGAACTCCAAACTTTACCATCGCCAAAGCTATAAAAGCGATTCTGCCTCAAATATGTACTACCAATTTGCCTTTGGGATTACCGCAGCCAAAAGACAAACGACTTGGAAAGATTTTACGTCATATCGAGAATAATCTGGGAGAAACGATTTTATTTGCTGATGTAGCGCATGAATTCGGATATAGCGAACGCTCTTTGTATCGCTTGTTTCAGAAAGATCTGGGGATGTCCTTCATTCAATATTATACTATTCGAAGAATTTTAAAGGCAATCGAGTTGTTATTAGAAAGAAAGCTTTCGGTGAAAGAGGTAGCTGAAGAAGTTGGATATAATAGTGTTCCAACGTTCAGTAACACATTTTTCAAGATTTTAGGACAAAGACCTTCCGATTACTTAAATGGTGAAGAGATTTTGGAGCAAAAGTAA
- a CDS encoding MFS transporter has protein sequence MEDKSIFKSWVPKWAIIIILFVCLLHSMILLGVYTSNVTYAASFLDIEPEDLQFAMCVTYGTLLATILIEARFSSFFPAKNYLMAVYSLIGITIVSSAYITNFSLFLIMRIAEGILMALPVITIRQLLIEQFNSKSAIIIGFSFYYGALLLSTPFIMNIAVWFLDHYDWKYMLYVSGGLQVLNVFLILVTFRGHRITKKIPLYQIDWMSYFLVLTAILCGAYFFVYAEKKYWFDSSQMVLTLIVALISGGLFIFKELLVKRPTFNFEVFKYANLRIGFLLFFLFYISRATLSLCHSAMYSIWNWDPSRVAGVQYINGLGNVIGLVLAAFFLMRSVSTKIIFIIGFSLIALFHFWFTFLFVPDVALSDIIIPYVLQGIGVGFLFVPLILFTTSSVPSKMAASSGIVGVSGRFWGSTIGFCVMQNATVFLNKKHFLKLSQFVTGDNPEAQQTIAATTQSFIAKGYSADNANVLAMKKIFGTVTKQATLLADMEIYTIMGYSLLVLIFLIACNQHLRQTMTLVKSKIWIG, from the coding sequence ATGGAAGATAAAAGTATTTTTAAATCCTGGGTTCCAAAGTGGGCAATCATTATTATTTTGTTTGTCTGCCTTCTGCATTCCATGATTTTATTGGGGGTTTATACGTCAAATGTGACCTATGCGGCAAGTTTTCTCGATATTGAACCCGAAGACCTGCAGTTTGCTATGTGTGTTACTTACGGGACGCTGCTTGCGACCATTTTAATCGAAGCCCGATTTTCTAGTTTTTTTCCTGCCAAAAATTACCTAATGGCGGTGTATTCCTTGATTGGAATTACGATTGTTTCTTCGGCCTATATTACCAATTTTTCGCTCTTTTTAATTATGAGAATTGCCGAAGGAATCCTGATGGCGCTTCCGGTGATTACGATTCGACAATTGTTGATCGAGCAGTTCAATTCTAAAAGTGCCATCATCATAGGTTTCTCGTTTTATTATGGAGCGTTGTTGTTGTCGACACCTTTTATAATGAATATTGCGGTTTGGTTTCTGGACCATTACGACTGGAAATACATGTTGTATGTTTCGGGCGGATTGCAGGTTTTGAACGTTTTTTTAATCTTAGTTACTTTTCGTGGGCACCGAATCACAAAGAAAATTCCGTTGTATCAAATCGACTGGATGAGTTATTTTTTGGTTTTAACTGCAATTCTTTGCGGTGCTTACTTTTTTGTCTATGCCGAGAAAAAATATTGGTTCGATTCTTCTCAAATGGTGCTAACGCTTATCGTTGCACTGATTTCGGGAGGGCTGTTTATCTTTAAGGAGCTTTTGGTAAAAAGACCTACTTTTAATTTTGAAGTTTTTAAATATGCCAATCTGCGCATTGGATTTTTGCTGTTTTTTCTTTTTTATATCAGTAGGGCAACGCTGAGTCTGTGTCATTCGGCGATGTATTCAATTTGGAATTGGGATCCGTCGCGTGTGGCGGGTGTGCAATACATTAACGGACTAGGAAATGTAATCGGACTTGTTCTGGCGGCTTTTTTTCTGATGAGGTCCGTTTCGACCAAAATCATTTTTATCATTGGCTTTTCGCTTATTGCGTTGTTTCATTTTTGGTTTACGTTTCTTTTTGTGCCCGATGTGGCGTTGTCGGATATTATCATTCCGTATGTTTTGCAAGGCATTGGAGTGGGATTTTTATTTGTTCCGTTAATATTGTTTACGACTTCTTCGGTTCCTTCAAAAATGGCGGCTTCTTCTGGAATTGTGGGGGTCTCGGGACGTTTTTGGGGAAGTACCATTGGTTTTTGCGTGATGCAGAATGCGACCGTATTTTTAAACAAAAAACACTTTTTAAAACTCAGTCAGTTTGTAACAGGCGATAACCCCGAAGCACAGCAAACGATTGCTGCAACAACACAGAGTTTTATCGCCAAAGGATATTCGGCAGACAATGCCAATGTTTTAGCCATGAAAAAGATCTTCGGAACAGTTACCAAACAAGCCACTTTGCTGGCCGATATGGAGATTTATACCATTATGGGCTATAGCCTTTTGGTTTTGATCTTCCTCATTGCCTGCAATCAGCATTTAAGACAAACGATGACTTTGGTGAAAAGTAAAATCTGGATAGGCTAA
- a CDS encoding M1 family aminopeptidase, with the protein MKIPYSLLCFFVFTIIGFSQSKQKEKLILEDGVSEQLAHFRKKQISNVTYGLSFEIPPQKQKEINSSLTLNLTISDLSEPLCLDFKEKTQNIKSIQVNNKNTAIVHEKGHIIIAAKDLILGKNRIAISFIAGNLSLNRNDDFLYTLLVPDRASTLFPCLDQPDIKATYQLSLMVPKEWVVLSNAPITGVHEAVVKNLNYMFWGFGESDKMSTYLFSFVAGKFKTVTQKLGFKEMTMLYRENNEEKIRVSTDTIFNLHRQSLDFLEKYTNYPFPFQKLDFASIPVFQYGGMEHVGAIQYKESTLFLDNSATDSEKLDRAKLIAHETSHMWFGDLVTMKWFDDVWMKEVFANFMADKIMNPIFPKVNHNLQFLTAHYPNAYGEDRSLGTHPIKQNLANLKNAGSLYGAIIYNKAPIMMRQLEASMGKEAFQKGIEKYIKKYANDNADWNNLVEILDAETPLDMKKWSEVWVNQSGRAIFTDKITYDAQNRISSLEITQQAEDRSANVWPQIFDIGLVYPNNVKVISATIKDKSLSLKEAIGLEKPIAVIYNYNGFGYGVFPLDGNNLDSVLSLKDEVARASTYINIYENTLTGNVAPAKAFDCFVKGIQQEQNELVLKIITNQTSAVFWKYLTQKQQNIAQKQLEEVVLDRLKTNLPSNIKKTLFNLFSSIAYSDSGKAKLYAIWSKEMVISGLKLNEDDYTNMAMNLAIFKHEKADEILNKTKTSISNPDKQKRFEFLLPSLSKDEGVRDAFVQSLKDDANREKEAWVSVGLANINHPLRQESAQRYIRFSLDLVDEIQRTGDIFFPKDWLNNTIGKYSSKYAFDEVQRFLKENPNFSPILKRKLMQATDGLYRAQNIKKETE; encoded by the coding sequence ATGAAAATTCCCTATAGCTTACTCTGCTTTTTTGTGTTTACTATAATTGGTTTTTCCCAATCGAAACAAAAAGAAAAATTAATTTTAGAGGACGGTGTTTCAGAACAGTTAGCACATTTTCGAAAAAAACAAATCTCAAATGTAACTTACGGACTTTCTTTTGAGATTCCGCCGCAAAAACAAAAGGAAATCAATTCGAGTTTGACTTTAAATCTGACAATTTCAGATTTGAGTGAACCTTTATGTTTGGATTTTAAAGAGAAAACTCAGAACATAAAATCGATTCAGGTTAATAATAAAAACACTGCTATTGTTCATGAGAAAGGACATATTATTATTGCTGCTAAAGACTTGATTTTAGGGAAAAACAGAATTGCTATTTCTTTTATAGCGGGAAATTTGTCCTTAAACCGAAATGATGATTTCTTGTATACCTTATTGGTTCCCGATCGTGCCAGTACTTTATTCCCTTGTTTGGATCAACCGGATATTAAAGCGACTTATCAATTAAGTTTAATGGTTCCTAAAGAATGGGTAGTTTTATCTAATGCCCCAATTACAGGAGTGCACGAAGCAGTAGTTAAAAACCTTAATTATATGTTTTGGGGGTTTGGAGAATCAGATAAAATGAGTACGTATCTGTTTTCATTTGTTGCAGGAAAATTCAAAACGGTAACGCAGAAATTGGGATTTAAGGAAATGACCATGTTGTATCGCGAAAACAATGAAGAAAAAATAAGAGTAAGTACCGATACTATTTTTAATTTGCACCGACAATCCTTAGATTTTTTAGAAAAATACACCAATTATCCGTTTCCGTTTCAAAAACTTGATTTTGCTTCGATTCCTGTTTTTCAGTATGGCGGAATGGAACATGTTGGAGCGATACAGTATAAAGAATCAACTTTGTTTCTGGATAATAGCGCCACAGACAGTGAAAAATTAGACCGTGCTAAATTGATTGCACACGAAACTTCGCACATGTGGTTTGGAGATTTGGTCACCATGAAATGGTTTGACGATGTCTGGATGAAAGAGGTTTTTGCCAATTTCATGGCCGACAAAATTATGAATCCGATTTTTCCTAAAGTCAACCATAATTTACAGTTTCTAACCGCACACTATCCTAATGCATATGGAGAAGATCGCTCGTTGGGCACGCATCCAATCAAACAAAATCTTGCCAATCTTAAAAATGCGGGTTCATTGTACGGAGCTATTATTTACAACAAAGCCCCTATTATGATGCGTCAGTTAGAAGCTTCGATGGGAAAAGAAGCCTTTCAGAAAGGAATCGAAAAGTATATTAAAAAGTACGCCAACGACAATGCTGACTGGAACAATCTGGTGGAAATTCTGGATGCCGAAACACCTTTGGATATGAAAAAATGGAGCGAAGTCTGGGTAAATCAATCAGGAAGAGCCATTTTTACGGATAAGATTACCTACGATGCTCAAAACAGAATTTCGAGCCTTGAAATTACACAGCAGGCAGAAGATCGTTCGGCTAATGTATGGCCTCAGATTTTTGATATTGGTTTGGTTTATCCCAACAACGTAAAAGTGATCAGTGCTACTATAAAAGACAAAAGTTTGTCACTGAAAGAGGCAATTGGGCTTGAAAAACCAATAGCTGTTATTTACAATTATAATGGTTTTGGATATGGTGTCTTTCCGCTTGACGGGAATAATTTAGATTCTGTTTTAAGTCTAAAGGATGAGGTAGCAAGAGCTTCAACTTATATTAATATTTATGAAAATACCTTAACGGGAAATGTTGCTCCGGCAAAAGCTTTCGATTGTTTTGTGAAAGGAATTCAGCAGGAGCAAAATGAATTGGTGCTGAAAATAATTACGAATCAAACCAGTGCTGTTTTTTGGAAATATCTCACTCAAAAACAGCAAAATATAGCACAAAAACAGCTTGAAGAAGTAGTTTTGGATCGTTTGAAGACCAATTTGCCTAGCAATATCAAGAAAACATTGTTTAATTTGTTCAGTTCGATTGCTTATTCAGATTCAGGAAAAGCAAAATTATATGCGATTTGGAGTAAAGAAATGGTAATTTCAGGTTTGAAATTAAACGAAGACGATTATACGAACATGGCCATGAATCTGGCAATTTTTAAGCATGAAAAAGCAGATGAGATTCTGAATAAGACCAAGACTTCGATTAGCAATCCCGACAAGCAAAAACGATTTGAATTTCTGCTTCCTTCATTATCTAAAGACGAAGGGGTACGTGATGCTTTTGTACAATCTTTAAAAGACGATGCCAACAGAGAAAAAGAAGCATGGGTTTCTGTTGGTTTAGCGAATATAAATCATCCATTACGTCAGGAAAGTGCTCAGAGGTATATTAGATTTTCGCTAGATTTGGTTGATGAAATTCAGAGAACGGGAGATATCTTCTTTCCAAAAGACTGGCTGAACAATACCATTGGGAAATATTCATCGAAATATGCTTTTGATGAGGTACAGCGATTTTTAAAAGAGAATCCTAATTTTAGTCCAATTCTGAAAAGAAAATTAATGCAGGCAACAGATGGTTTGTACCGCGCACAAAATATTAAAAAAGAAACCGAATGA
- a CDS encoding GIY-YIG nuclease family protein, which produces MFYVYIIYSKTFDVYYKGFSENIPQRLLYHNENKSRYTSNKGPWELVYSKVFNTKREALIEELRLKKLNRKSLEALIQDQQ; this is translated from the coding sequence ATGTTTTACGTTTATATTATTTATTCTAAAACTTTTGATGTTTACTACAAGGGCTTCAGTGAAAATATTCCTCAAAGACTATTGTATCATAATGAAAATAAAAGCAGATATACTTCAAATAAAGGTCCATGGGAGTTGGTTTACTCGAAGGTGTTTAATACTAAAAGAGAGGCTTTGATTGAAGAGTTGCGGTTGAAAAAGTTAAATAGAAAATCGCTTGAAGCTTTAATTCAAGATCAGCAATAA
- a CDS encoding helix-turn-helix domain-containing protein, producing the protein MDISEETFIINLGIHIKQLREKKGISQEDLANDCDIPRNQIGRIERAEINTGIRTLVKIANALDIEPKELFDFPLK; encoded by the coding sequence ATGGATATTTCAGAAGAAACTTTTATAATAAATCTTGGCATTCACATAAAGCAACTACGTGAAAAAAAAGGTATCTCACAGGAAGATTTAGCTAACGATTGTGATATTCCAAGAAATCAAATAGGCCGAATAGAAAGAGCAGAAATAAATACAGGTATAAGAACTCTTGTAAAAATCGCCAATGCTTTAGATATTGAACCTAAAGAATTGTTTGATTTTCCTTTAAAATAA
- a CDS encoding HlyD family secretion protein, whose translation MVKIKNETRRNRTFHIIITIIACVLVISGVILGIWFYVFNRNHEETNDAQVEQYVTPIMSRITGYVQEVRFNENQFVHKGDTLVVIDNREYQSKLNVALADVQNAKQNSLVAEKNAVNTASATAINEAQLDAAKSNLWKTKLEYERYKALVSEEAATSQQLEKVKADYESAQAHFQEMKNRIHTSALSTSVAEANVPTTQTNIASRQATADNAALFLSYTIITAPYDGWIGKRTLQPGQLVKEGQSLLSIVSKEKWITANFKETQLQYLTVGQHVEIKADAVSDKTFIGTIASLSPASGARFSLLPPDNATGNFVKIEQRIPVRIQLKDSDKQTDFLRAGMNITVIAAH comes from the coding sequence ATGGTTAAGATTAAAAATGAAACTAGAAGAAACAGAACGTTTCATATTATAATAACAATTATTGCGTGTGTGCTTGTAATTAGCGGTGTTATTTTGGGAATTTGGTTTTATGTTTTCAACAGGAATCATGAGGAGACTAATGATGCTCAGGTCGAGCAATATGTAACGCCAATTATGTCGAGAATTACGGGTTATGTGCAGGAAGTTCGTTTTAATGAAAATCAGTTTGTGCACAAGGGAGATACTTTGGTTGTTATTGATAACAGAGAATATCAATCGAAATTGAATGTGGCTCTTGCCGATGTTCAGAACGCAAAGCAAAATAGCCTGGTTGCCGAGAAAAATGCGGTAAACACAGCAAGTGCGACAGCTATTAATGAAGCGCAATTAGATGCTGCAAAATCGAATCTTTGGAAAACCAAATTGGAGTATGAAAGATACAAAGCTTTGGTAAGTGAAGAAGCGGCAACTTCTCAGCAATTAGAAAAAGTGAAGGCGGATTATGAGTCGGCACAAGCGCATTTTCAGGAGATGAAAAACAGAATCCATACTTCGGCTTTAAGTACTTCGGTGGCGGAAGCAAATGTACCAACTACGCAAACTAATATCGCTTCGAGACAAGCCACGGCAGATAATGCGGCTTTATTTCTTTCGTATACCATAATTACTGCGCCTTACGATGGCTGGATCGGGAAAAGAACTTTACAGCCCGGACAATTGGTAAAAGAAGGTCAGTCCCTGCTTTCGATTGTAAGTAAGGAAAAATGGATTACGGCGAATTTTAAAGAAACACAATTGCAGTATCTAACCGTTGGGCAGCATGTCGAAATCAAAGCCGATGCGGTAAGCGATAAAACATTTATAGGAACAATTGCATCATTATCGCCTGCGAGCGGGGCAAGATTTTCATTGCTTCCTCCGGATAATGCAACTGGAAACTTCGTGAAAATCGAACAAAGAATTCCGGTTCGAATTCAGTTAAAAGACAGCGACAAACAAACCGATTTTTTAAGAGCGGGAATGAATATTACTGTGATTGCAGCACACTAA
- a CDS encoding TolC family protein, producing the protein MFLKTTNSTNDCFPKILLLFLLVWAFNGIKAQEVHSVSLKEALKLAKENNKKILRSQLEVTLSEQNIKERKELRLPDVQLSGMYSRITNITEFKGNGFLNGKEVTKAIPELYEVNSSFKMPIYAGNKINNAIKIANQESEIAKIKTEKIENDVELEVVANYLAIYKMMELQKIFEENIKEKKSRLREVQSLRKHGAVTKNEVIRAELQLSDRELNALTNSKNIKIALHDLKTLIQLPENEEIAIDTAASLDEMNGLDPYDFYLNKALSNEEMRIASQELNISKTELKLVKGNYLPTVHFFGNYGFYYPNYKFFPPNPYLYTLGQVGVEAAFDLSSLYKNKTKMDQANTKIKWQEMQSEILKDEIQDKLFREHTQYQEILEKFVVVDKALDLADENYRIVKLKYMNQLVLITEMVDADNALLQAKYNKVATRLDAILKHYELLRTAGMLPQS; encoded by the coding sequence ATGTTCCTTAAAACAACAAATTCTACGAACGATTGTTTTCCTAAAATCCTGCTCTTATTTTTACTTGTATGGGCATTTAATGGCATAAAAGCGCAGGAAGTTCATTCGGTTTCACTGAAAGAAGCTTTGAAGCTGGCCAAAGAAAACAACAAAAAAATCCTCAGATCCCAACTTGAGGTTACGCTCTCAGAGCAAAATATCAAAGAAAGAAAAGAACTCCGATTGCCTGATGTACAACTAAGCGGTATGTATTCCAGAATCACTAATATTACCGAATTCAAAGGAAACGGGTTTTTAAACGGAAAAGAAGTTACAAAGGCGATTCCGGAACTCTATGAGGTGAATTCGAGTTTTAAAATGCCAATCTACGCCGGAAATAAAATAAATAACGCCATCAAAATTGCCAATCAGGAGAGTGAAATTGCTAAAATAAAAACAGAAAAGATCGAAAATGATGTCGAACTCGAGGTGGTGGCAAACTATCTGGCAATTTATAAGATGATGGAGCTGCAAAAGATTTTTGAAGAAAACATCAAAGAAAAGAAAAGCCGATTGAGAGAAGTACAGTCACTTCGAAAACATGGGGCAGTGACTAAAAATGAAGTTATCAGAGCCGAATTACAGCTTTCGGATCGTGAATTAAATGCGCTTACAAATTCCAAAAACATAAAAATTGCGCTTCACGATCTGAAAACTCTAATTCAACTTCCGGAAAACGAAGAAATAGCGATCGATACGGCGGCCAGTTTGGATGAAATGAACGGTTTAGATCCGTATGATTTTTATCTGAATAAGGCTTTGAGTAATGAGGAGATGCGAATTGCCAGTCAGGAGCTGAATATTAGCAAAACAGAGCTGAAACTGGTTAAAGGGAATTATCTGCCAACGGTTCATTTTTTTGGGAACTATGGTTTTTATTATCCGAACTACAAATTCTTTCCACCCAATCCATATTTGTACACGCTGGGGCAAGTAGGGGTTGAGGCTGCTTTCGATCTTTCGTCTCTGTATAAGAACAAGACCAAAATGGATCAGGCAAACACCAAAATCAAATGGCAGGAAATGCAATCTGAGATTCTGAAAGACGAAATTCAGGACAAACTGTTTAGAGAGCATACGCAGTATCAGGAGATTCTTGAAAAGTTTGTTGTAGTAGATAAAGCTTTGGATTTGGCCGATGAAAATTACCGTATTGTAAAATTGAAATATATGAATCAACTGGTTTTAATAACCGAAATGGTTGATGCTGACAATGCTTTGCTTCAGGCAAAATACAATAAAGTTGCCACACGATTGGATGCGATTTTAAAGCATTACGAACTCTTGCGTACGGCGGGAATGCTTCCGCAGAGTTAG
- a CDS encoding DUF58 domain-containing protein: protein MKIESEIEKVSSFQHLEMLANQVVEGFISGMHKSPFHGFSAEFAEHKVYNAGESTKHIDWKLFAKTDRLYTKRFEEETNLRCHIIVDNSSSMHYPELKSNQPFYEKKIGFSVLASAVLMNILKKQRDAVGLSVFSDSYEYYAPEKGSDRHHRMLLNKLEQLLEQPKGKKSTDTITYLHQIAEKMHRRSMIILFTDMFQAEEDEKLFNALQHLKHNKHKVVLFHVVDDQTELKFDFDNTPRKFIDLESGEEVSIFADNVKAEYEKRVEGYFKNLALTCAKNHIKYVPVNVGDNFEKILTTYLVEKQNFG, encoded by the coding sequence ATGAAAATTGAATCGGAAATAGAAAAAGTCTCCAGTTTTCAACATCTCGAAATGTTGGCGAATCAGGTGGTAGAAGGGTTTATTTCGGGGATGCACAAAAGTCCGTTTCATGGATTTTCGGCCGAATTTGCTGAGCATAAAGTGTATAATGCCGGAGAAAGCACCAAACACATCGACTGGAAGCTGTTTGCCAAAACAGATCGTTTGTATACCAAACGTTTTGAGGAAGAAACCAATTTGAGGTGTCATATTATTGTCGATAATTCATCGTCTATGCATTATCCGGAACTAAAATCAAATCAGCCCTTTTACGAAAAGAAAATTGGGTTTTCTGTTCTGGCGTCTGCTGTATTGATGAATATCCTTAAAAAACAACGCGATGCTGTTGGTTTGAGCGTGTTCTCGGACAGTTATGAATATTATGCTCCCGAGAAAGGAAGTGATCGTCATCACAGAATGCTGCTCAATAAATTAGAACAGTTACTGGAACAGCCAAAAGGAAAAAAAAGTACCGATACGATTACGTATTTGCATCAGATTGCAGAGAAAATGCATCGTCGTTCGATGATTATTCTTTTTACAGATATGTTTCAGGCCGAAGAGGATGAGAAGCTTTTTAATGCCTTACAGCATCTGAAACACAACAAACATAAAGTGGTACTGTTTCATGTAGTCGACGATCAAACCGAATTGAAATTTGACTTTGATAACACGCCGCGCAAGTTTATTGACCTGGAATCAGGTGAAGAAGTATCGATTTTTGCTGATAACGTAAAAGCGGAATATGAAAAAAGGGTAGAAGGGTATTTTAAAAACCTGGCTTTAACCTGTGCAAAGAACCATATTAAGTACGTTCCGGTAAATGTAGGGGACAATTTTGAAAAAATATTGACGACATATTTAGTTGAAAAACAAAACTTTGGGTAA
- a CDS encoding ISAon1 family transposase, whose protein sequence is MDKSATDCHTIGGFFGVNGKRLQRQYKKHLSSFNTWAPREHAHQWMIYPENMGTHLSIDEVALSQGELYTILTNKKFKGKKGCLVAIVAGTKADQVIEHIRKIDYKKRSFVKEITLDMANSMKLISKKCFPKAIQVTDRFHVQKLALEAVQEIRIKHRWEAMDFENQSILQAKLENKTYIPQLLPNGDSVKQLLARSRYLLYKSREKWTRSQEERAQMVFELYPDIKTAYNLNQQLRGIYNNYNDKHIAMTKLAHWYRNVEESGFKNFNILLNTITINYQSILNYFDNRSTNASAESFNAKIKAFRSQFRGVSNIDFFLFRLSNLFA, encoded by the coding sequence ATAGATAAGAGTGCTACAGATTGTCATACTATTGGAGGCTTTTTCGGAGTTAACGGAAAGAGACTCCAAAGACAATACAAAAAACATTTAAGCTCGTTTAATACATGGGCTCCACGCGAACATGCGCACCAATGGATGATTTACCCTGAAAACATGGGCACTCATTTATCCATTGACGAGGTGGCTTTGTCTCAGGGGGAACTTTATACTATCCTGACCAACAAGAAATTCAAAGGCAAAAAAGGTTGCCTGGTAGCTATTGTTGCCGGAACTAAAGCAGATCAGGTTATAGAACACATCAGAAAGATTGATTACAAGAAAAGATCTTTTGTCAAAGAGATAACGCTCGATATGGCTAATTCCATGAAGCTAATCTCTAAGAAATGTTTTCCTAAAGCCATACAGGTTACAGATCGGTTCCATGTTCAAAAATTAGCACTCGAAGCAGTACAAGAGATTAGAATCAAACATCGCTGGGAAGCTATGGACTTTGAGAATCAATCGATACTACAAGCCAAATTAGAAAACAAAACATACATTCCCCAGCTTTTACCTAACGGAGATTCTGTTAAACAGTTATTAGCCAGAAGTAGGTATCTACTTTATAAGTCTCGCGAAAAATGGACTCGGAGCCAAGAAGAAAGAGCACAAATGGTATTTGAACTATATCCTGACATTAAAACAGCTTACAATTTAAACCAACAGCTTCGAGGAATTTACAATAACTACAATGACAAACATATTGCCATGACCAAACTGGCACATTGGTATAGAAATGTAGAAGAATCAGGTTTTAAAAACTTTAATATTCTACTCAATACCATAACTATTAATTATCAGTCAATCTTAAACTATTTTGATAATAGAAGCACAAATGCTTCGGCAGAATCTTTCAATGCTAAAATAAAAGCTTTTAGAAGTCAATTTAGAGGAGTGAGCAATATAGATTTTTTCTTGTTCAGATTATCTAATCTTTTTGCTTAA